Proteins encoded together in one Helicobacter pylori window:
- the nhaA gene encoding sodium/proton antiporter NhaA has product MNLKKTENALSLTLKNFIKSESFGGIFLFLNAVLAMVVANSFLKESYFALWHTPFGFQIGDFFIGFSLHNWIDDVLMALFFLMIGLEIKRELLFGELSSFKKASFPVIAAIGGMIAPGLIYFFLNANTPSQHGFGIPMATDIAFALGVIMLLGKRVPTALKVFLITLAVADDLGAIVVIALFYTTNLKFAWLLGALGVVLVLAVLNRLNIRSLIPYLLLGVLLWFCVHQSGIHATIAAVVLAFMIPVKIPKDSKNVELLELGKRYAETSSGALLTKEQQEILHSIEEKASALQSPLERLEHFLAPISGYFIMPLFAFANAGVSVDSSINLEVDKVLLGVILGLCLGKPLGIFLITFIGEKLKITARPKGISWWHILGAGLLAGIGFTMSMFISNLAFTSEHEDAMEVAKIAILLGSLISGIIGALYLFALDKRAALKK; this is encoded by the coding sequence ATGAATCTCAAAAAAACAGAAAACGCGCTCAGTTTGACGCTTAAAAACTTCATTAAAAGCGAGTCTTTTGGAGGGATTTTCCTCTTTTTGAACGCTGTTTTAGCGATGGTGGTGGCTAATTCGTTTTTGAAAGAAAGTTATTTTGCGCTATGGCACACCCCTTTTGGGTTCCAAATAGGGGATTTTTTCATCGGCTTTAGTTTGCACAACTGGATTGATGATGTCTTAATGGCGTTATTTTTTTTAATGATAGGTTTAGAAATCAAGCGAGAATTGTTGTTTGGGGAATTATCCAGTTTCAAAAAAGCTTCTTTCCCTGTGATCGCAGCCATAGGGGGCATGATAGCTCCAGGATTGATTTATTTTTTTCTTAACGCTAATACGCCTTCTCAGCATGGTTTTGGGATCCCTATGGCGACGGATATTGCGTTCGCTTTAGGCGTGATCATGCTTTTAGGCAAGAGGGTGCCAACCGCCTTAAAGGTTTTTTTAATCACTCTAGCGGTGGCTGATGACTTGGGGGCTATTGTGGTGATCGCGCTCTTTTATACCACGAATTTAAAATTCGCATGGCTTTTAGGGGCTTTAGGGGTGGTTCTTGTTTTAGCCGTATTAAACCGCCTGAATATCCGATCGCTCATCCCTTACTTGCTTTTAGGGGTGTTGCTTTGGTTTTGCGTGCATCAAAGCGGTATCCATGCGACGATCGCTGCGGTGGTTCTAGCTTTTATGATACCGGTGAAAATCCCTAAAGATTCTAAAAATGTAGAGCTTTTGGAATTAGGCAAACGATACGCAGAAACGAGTTCAGGAGCGCTTTTAACCAAAGAGCAACAAGAAATCTTGCATTCTATTGAAGAAAAAGCGAGCGCTTTACAAAGCCCCTTAGAAAGATTGGAGCATTTTTTAGCCCCCATTAGCGGGTATTTCATCATGCCCTTATTTGCGTTTGCAAACGCAGGGGTGAGCGTTGATTCTAGCATCAATTTAGAAGTGGATAAGGTGCTTTTAGGGGTTATTTTAGGGCTTTGCTTGGGCAAGCCTTTAGGGATTTTCCTAATCACTTTCATAGGCGAAAAGCTTAAAATCACCGCGCGCCCTAAAGGCATCAGCTGGTGGCATATTTTAGGGGCTGGGCTTTTAGCAGGGATTGGCTTTACCATGTCTATGTTTATTTCTAATCTGGCTTTCACGAGCGAGCATGAGGACGCTATGGAAGTGGCAAAAATTGCGATTTTACTCGGATCTTTGATTTCTGGGATCATAGGGGCTTTGTATTTATTCGCGCTAGACAAAAGAGCGGCTTTAAAGAAATAG
- the secF gene encoding protein translocase subunit SecF — translation MELFKRTRILSFMRYSNYGVIVSAILVLLALGLLFFKGFSLGIDFAGGSLVQVRYAQNAPIKEVRDLFEKEARFKGVQVSEFGSKEEILIKFPFVETAENEDLNAIVANILKPSGDFEIRKFDTVGPRVGSELKEKGILSLILALIAIMVYVSFRYEWRFALASVVVLVHDVILVASSVIVFKIDMNLEVIAALLTLIGYSINDTIIIFDRIREEMLSQKTKSAIQAIDEAISSTLTRTLLTSLTVFFVVLILCVFGSKIIIGFSLPMLIGTIVGTYSSIFIAPKVALLLGFDMGKYYENEARKIKKAQEKEKMRRLYEGGQV, via the coding sequence ATGGAATTATTCAAGCGAACTAGAATCTTAAGCTTCATGCGTTATTCCAATTATGGGGTGATCGTTTCAGCAATATTAGTGCTTCTGGCGTTGGGGCTTTTGTTTTTCAAAGGGTTTTCTTTAGGGATTGATTTTGCGGGGGGGAGTTTGGTGCAGGTGCGTTACGCTCAAAACGCCCCCATTAAAGAAGTGCGCGATCTGTTTGAAAAAGAAGCTCGCTTTAAAGGCGTGCAAGTGAGCGAATTTGGCTCTAAAGAAGAAATTTTAATCAAATTCCCTTTTGTAGAAACAGCCGAAAATGAAGACTTGAACGCTATCGTGGCCAATATTTTAAAACCTAGCGGCGATTTTGAAATCCGTAAATTTGACACTGTGGGCCCTAGAGTGGGGAGCGAATTGAAAGAAAAGGGCATTTTGTCGCTGATTTTAGCCTTAATAGCGATCATGGTTTATGTGAGTTTCCGCTATGAATGGCGTTTCGCTTTAGCGAGCGTTGTTGTGCTTGTGCATGATGTGATTTTAGTAGCAAGCTCAGTGATTGTTTTTAAGATTGATATGAATTTGGAAGTGATTGCGGCCTTGCTCACCTTGATTGGGTATTCCATTAATGATACGATCATTATTTTTGATAGGATCAGAGAAGAGATGCTCTCTCAAAAAACCAAAAGCGCCATTCAAGCCATTGATGAAGCCATTTCTAGCACGCTCACGCGCACGCTTTTAACTTCTTTAACCGTGTTTTTTGTGGTGTTGATTTTGTGCGTGTTTGGGAGTAAGATCATTATTGGCTTTTCATTGCCCATGCTAATAGGCACGATTGTAGGGACTTATAGCTCTATTTTCATCGCCCCTAAAGTAGCGTTATTGTTAGGCTTTGATATGGGTAAATATTATGAGAATGAGGCTAGAAAAATCAAAAAAGCTCAAGAGAAGGAAAAAATGCGCCGTTTGTATGAGGGCGGTCAAGTTTAA
- the yajC gene encoding preprotein translocase subunit YajC: MGQTKEILTTLLPLVVLFLIFYFLIVRPQRQQQKKHKEMIEGLTKGDKIVTQGGLIVEVLKAEANFFSVKLNDDTTAKLSKNYVAFKLDEETTPNNN; encoded by the coding sequence ATGGGACAAACTAAAGAAATTCTAACGACGCTTTTACCCCTTGTGGTGTTGTTTCTTATTTTTTATTTTTTGATTGTTCGTCCGCAACGCCAACAGCAAAAAAAGCATAAAGAAATGATAGAGGGTTTGACTAAGGGCGATAAAATCGTTACTCAAGGAGGGCTGATTGTTGAGGTGCTTAAGGCGGAAGCGAATTTTTTTAGCGTGAAGCTCAATGATGACACCACCGCTAAACTTTCTAAAAACTATGTAGCGTTCAAATTAGATGAAGAAACAACGCCAAATAACAACTGA
- the secD gene encoding protein translocase subunit SecD, producing MKLFNPRLIVFICALLLGVGFSVPSLLETKGPKITLGLDLRGGLNMLLWVQTDEALKNKYLSLASALEYNAKKQNILLKDIKSSLEGISFELLDEDEAKKLDALLVELQGHSQFEIKKEAEFYSVKLTPLEQEELRKNTILQVIGIIRNRLDQFGLAEPVVIQQGKEEISVQLPGIKTLEEERRAKDLISKSAHLQMMAVDEEHNKDAMTMTDLEAQKLGSVLLSDAEMGGKILLKAIPILDGEMLTDAKVVYDQNNQPVVSFTLDAQGAKIFGDFSGANVGKRMAIVLDNKVYSAPVIRERIGGGSGQISGNFSVAQASDLAIALRSGAMSAPIQVLEKRIVGPSLGKDSIKTSIIALIGGFILVMGFMALYYSMAGVIACMALVVNLFLIVAVMAIFGATLTLPGMAGIVLTVGIAVDANIIINERIREVLREGEGVVKAIHLGYINASRAIFDSNITSLIASVLLYAYGTGAIKGFALTTGIGILASIITAIIGTQGIYQALLPKLTQTKSLYFWFGVNKRA from the coding sequence ATGAAACTTTTTAACCCTCGTTTAATCGTTTTTATTTGCGCGCTTCTTTTAGGGGTAGGGTTTTCTGTGCCTTCTTTACTAGAAACTAAAGGCCCTAAAATCACTTTAGGGTTGGATTTAAGGGGGGGGTTGAACATGCTTTTATGGGTACAAACCGATGAAGCTTTAAAAAACAAGTATTTAAGCCTAGCGTCCGCTTTAGAATACAACGCTAAAAAGCAAAATATCTTGCTTAAAGACATTAAATCCAGTTTAGAAGGGATCAGTTTTGAGCTTTTAGATGAAGATGAAGCGAAAAAATTAGACGCGCTTTTAGTGGAGTTGCAAGGCCATAGCCAGTTTGAAATCAAAAAAGAAGCGGAGTTTTATAGCGTGAAGCTCACCCCTTTAGAGCAAGAAGAATTGCGTAAAAACACGATTTTGCAAGTGATAGGGATCATTCGTAACCGCTTGGATCAATTTGGTTTGGCAGAGCCTGTAGTCATTCAGCAAGGTAAAGAAGAAATTTCGGTGCAATTGCCCGGCATTAAGACTTTAGAAGAAGAACGGCGCGCTAAAGACTTGATTTCTAAATCCGCTCATTTGCAAATGATGGCAGTGGATGAAGAGCATAATAAAGATGCGATGACAATGACGGATTTAGAGGCTCAAAAATTAGGCAGCGTGTTGTTGTCTGATGCGGAAATGGGGGGTAAAATCTTACTCAAAGCGATCCCTATTTTAGATGGCGAAATGCTTACGGATGCGAAAGTGGTGTATGATCAAAACAACCAGCCGGTGGTGAGCTTCACGCTTGATGCGCAAGGGGCCAAGATTTTTGGGGATTTTTCAGGCGCGAATGTGGGCAAACGCATGGCGATCGTTTTAGACAATAAGGTTTATTCAGCCCCGGTGATCAGAGAACGCATTGGCGGGGGGAGCGGGCAGATTAGCGGGAATTTTAGCGTGGCTCAAGCGAGCGATTTAGCGATCGCTTTAAGGAGTGGGGCGATGAGCGCACCCATTCAAGTTTTAGAAAAAAGGATTGTAGGCCCGAGTTTAGGGAAAGACAGCATTAAAACCTCCATTATCGCCCTTATTGGGGGTTTTATTTTGGTGATGGGCTTTATGGCGCTTTATTACTCCATGGCTGGGGTGATCGCTTGCATGGCGTTAGTGGTCAATCTTTTTTTGATTGTGGCGGTCATGGCGATTTTTGGAGCGACTCTGACTTTACCGGGAATGGCAGGGATTGTTTTAACCGTGGGGATTGCCGTGGATGCTAATATCATTATCAACGAACGCATTAGAGAAGTGTTAAGAGAAGGAGAGGGTGTTGTTAAGGCGATCCATTTAGGCTATATCAATGCGAGTCGGGCGATTTTTGATTCCAATATCACTTCCTTGATCGCTTCGGTGTTATTATACGCTTATGGCACAGGAGCGATTAAAGGCTTTGCCCTAACCACAGGCATTGGGATTTTAGCCTCTATTATCACCGCTATTATAGGCACGCAAGGGATTTATCAAGCCCTTTTACCTAAACTCACTCAAACAAAAAGCCTTTACTTTTGGTTTGGCGTGAATAAAAGAGCTTAG